The proteins below are encoded in one region of Silene latifolia isolate original U9 population chromosome 2, ASM4854445v1, whole genome shotgun sequence:
- the LOC141642321 gene encoding MLO-like protein 15 → MNRKFLYKALQKLKEELLLMGFISLLLARLQDEIVKVCIPASWATKGLPCNPASGITDIHTSTTAHFSTGRHLLAEGVVQSYCQQKGKVPLLSYHALHDLHILIFILAVVHVVVCALTVLLGAIKISQWRKWEEEIIKNINCSDNELRVLDIKNDSFIKNRFMGTEARKRIWLQSFAKHLYGSVSESDYFAMRTGFIMTHCRDNPNFNFYDYMIRAFEADFAKVISISWYVWVIVVISLLLNLAGWHMYFWIAFLPLTLLLILGTKLEQVITVLATEVVSRHSEDVEEIQIQPSDHYFWFNKPKITLLLINVILSCNSFAVALFFWIYTRYGFHPCSMERNIFTIPRLIIVIIVQILLSYSTLPLYAIVTQMGSSCHVEAMENSDFGSIDGDAHTRRGFGSMDMSEEAVQPGKKPEAKLEVESKK, encoded by the exons ATGAACAGGAAGTTCCTTTACAAGGCATTGCAAAAGTTAAAAGAag AGCTGTTGCTGATGGGATTCATTTCCTTGCTTCTGGCCAGACTGCAAGATGAAATTGTAAAGGTCTGCATACCAGCGAGCTGGGCAACGAAAGGACTACCATGTAACCCAGCAAGCGGGATTACTGATATCCATACAAGCACGACTGCACATTTTAGTACTGGACGCCACCTTTTGGCCGAGGGTGTAGTTCAGTCTTACTGCCAGCAGAAG GGAAAGGTCCCTCTTTTATCATATCACGCACTGCACGATCTACATATACTGATCTTTATACTAGCCGTAGTTCATGTGGTTGTATGTGCTTTGACAGTCCTGTTAGGAGCAATCAAG ATTAGTCAATGGAGGAAATGGGAGGAGGAAATTATCAAGAACATTAATTGTTCTGATAATG AACTCAGAGTCCTCGACATTAAAAATGACAGTTTCATCAAGAATCGGTTTATGGGAACTGAAGCTAGAAAGCGAATTTGGTTG CAATCATTCGCTAAGCATCTGTATGGTTCAGTGAGCGAATCAGATTACTTTGCAATGCGCACAGGTTTCATCATG ACTCATTGCAGAGACAACCCAAACTTCAACTTCTATGATTACATGATCCGCGCTTTTGAAGCTGATTTTGCGAAAGTGATTTCGATCAG CTGGTACGTTTGGGTGATTGTCGTAATCTCTTTGCTACTCAACTTAGCTG GGTGGCATATGTATTTTTGGATCGCCTTTCTTCCGTTGACA TTACTGCTCATTTTAGGTACGAAATTGGAGCAAGTGATTACGGTTTTAGCTACTGAAGTTGTCAGCAGACACTCGGAGGACGTGGAAGAGATACAAATTCAACCATCAGAtcattatttttggttcaacaaACCAAAAATCACCTTACTGCTGATAAATGTCATCCTGTCCTGCAATTCATTCGCAGTAGCgctttttttttggatttat ACTCGATATGGATTTCATCCATGCAGCATGGAGAGGAATATCTTCACCATCCCTAGACTCATTATAGT AATAATTGTGCAGATTCTGCTTAGTTACAGCACCCTACCACTCTATGCAATTGTAACCCAG ATGGGAAGCTCTTGCCACGTGGAGGCGATGGAAAATTCCGACTTTGGTTCCATTGATGGTGATGCCCACACAAGAAGAGGATTTGGTTCAATGGATATGTCAGAGGAGGCTGTTCAACCAGGCAAGAAACCGGAGGCAAAATTGGAAGTTGAAAGTAAGAAATGA
- the LOC141634423 gene encoding MLO-like protein 15, with protein MAEGGGPTFETTPSWIIGAVVFVIITISWVIEKLIDLLGNISKINPAELMLMGFVSLLIALAQDNTKGWCIPEELSLMWLPCHTSDSTGGRHLAEDSGTSVCKEGKVPLLSLTVLHELHYLIFILALAHAINCTITVLLGEAKISLWRKWEESIRYQIDLDDGKVLETRSLTFIRERFDGVDAKKRHYVYSFFNYLGGVVTKADYEAMRMGFILAHCNGNQRFNFHNYVVYAYEADFKKVVSIRWFLWIFAVVSLSLNVAGWNIYFWFSFIPLFLSLVVGTKLEKVITDLATYVAQRHTVIVGEIRLYPSDDYFWFKRPKIMLMAIHAILFMNSFGFAIFFWTLFKFKFYSCLMGDPKLAIARVFIMLVVQFICSFSFLPLYAIVTQMGSSFNKEGMSRYSAASTHSTRIPEEIIASGTVLL; from the exons ATGGCTGAAGGAGGTGGTCCAACCTTCGAAACCACACCATCATGGATCATTGGAGCTGTTGTTTTTGTTATCATTACCATTTCTTGGGTTATCGAAAAGTTAATCGACTTGCTTGGCAAT ATATCGAAAATTAATCCTGCAGAGCTGATGTTAATGGGTTTTGTATCCCTTCTAATTGCTCTCGCTCAAGATAATACAAAGGGATGGTGCATACCAGAGGAGTTGTCCTTGATGTGGCTTCCTTGTCATACCAGCGACAGTACTGGTGGCCGACATTTAGCTGAAGACAGCGGGACCTCCGTGTGTAAAGAG GGAAAGGTTCCGCTGTTATCATTAACCGTGCTCCATGAACTTCACTACCTTATCTTTATTTTAGCATTGGCTCATGCAATTAACTGCACAATTACAGTTCTTCTCGGAGAGGCAAAG ATAAGTCTATGGCGGAAATGGGAGGAATCCATAAGATATCAGATTGACCTTGATGACGG CAAAGTCTTGGAGACACGATCTCTTACATTTATAAGGGAGCGGTTTGATGGTGTTGATGCTAAGAAACGACATTACGTG TATTCGTTCTTCAATTATCTTGGAGGAGTGGTGACGAAAGCAGATTATGAAGCAATGCGAATGGGCTTCATTTTG GCACATTGCAACGGAAATCAAAGGTTCAACTTTCACAACTATGTGGTATATGCATACGAAGCCGATTTTAAGAAAGTCGTATCTATAAG ATGGTTCCTATGGATATTTGCAGTAGTTTCTTTATCACTCAATGTTGCAG GGTGGAATATTTATTTCTGGTTCTCATTTATCCCGCTCTTT CTCTCACTTGTCGTTGGGACGAAATTGGAGAAAGTGATAACGGATTTGGCGACTTATGTAGCTCAGAGACATACTGTCATTGTTGGAGAAATACGACTCTATCCTTCGGATGATTACTTTTGGTTCAAAAGACCAAAAATTATGCTCATGGCGATTCATGCCATTCTATTTATGAACTCATTTGGGTTTGCAATTTTCTTCTGGACATTG TTCAAGTTCAAGTTCTACTCTTGCTTAATGGGAGATCCTAAACTAGCCATTGCAAGAGTTTTCATCAT GCTGGTTGTTCAGTTCATTTGCAGCTTCAGCTTTCTACCACTCTATGCAATTGTAACTCAG ATGGGAAGCTCATTCAACAAAGAGGGTATGTCTCGATATAGCGCTGCGTCTACTCACAGCACTAGGATTCCAGAAGAAATTATTGCATCAGGGACTGTTCTGCTCTAG